The following proteins are co-located in the Hydractinia symbiolongicarpus strain clone_291-10 chromosome 7, HSymV2.1, whole genome shotgun sequence genome:
- the LOC130649311 gene encoding uncharacterized protein LOC130649311 gives MSKVAAVHMMKYIILTLTFSALVILCVSTAASNWVQSKADSFITQGLWKFCTTNIKCERIDDLVKIDGWYKCIRTLCIFAVLLTLFGHVLTIFSIKNDFKASYSSVPLLLAAFLQFTAVMIFTDMIHMEGIEFGWCYKLGWAGLTVATLAGSFGILTDKCCMPIIEE, from the coding sequence ATGTCCAAAGTTGCTGCCGTACATATGATGAAATACATTATCCTGACTCTCACATTTTCTGCGTTAGTTATTCTGTGCGTTTCAACCGCTGCAAGTAATTGGGTACAATCTAAAGCCGATTCTTTCATAACACAAGGTCTCTGGAAGTTTTGCaccacgaatatcaaatgcgaaaGAATTGATGATCTCGTCAAAATCGATGGCTGGTATAAATGCATTCGAACATTGTGTATTTTTGCTGTACTTTTAACCTTATTTGGTCATGTATTGACCATTTTTAGTATTAAAAACGACTTCAAAGCGTCCTATTCGTCAGTTCCACTCCTGCTGGCTGCTTTTCTTCAGTTTACTGCAGTGATGATTTTCACAGATATGATACATATGGAAGGGATTGAGTTCGGATGGTGTTACAAGCTAGGTTGGGCTGGCCTCACTGTTGCAACACTTGCAGGATCGTTCGGAATACTTACCGACAAATGTTGCATGCCAATTATAGAGGAATAA